In Fusarium verticillioides 7600 chromosome 4, whole genome shotgun sequence, the following proteins share a genomic window:
- a CDS encoding DNA excision repair protein ERCC-3 produces the protein MSLKRKAQKATIDLRNIVKRDFSYLATNPDSANRPLWIDPDKGYIILERFHPLADLATDFLVTIAEPQSRPAFLHEYKITPHSLYAAVSVGLNGEDIISTLDKFLKTELPQSIKEFIRSCTKSYGKVKLVLKSNKYFVESSDADVLQTLLKDSIIGPLRVIGSDEITTTRAPALGGLVIPGTKNAAGAQQVNLLQNTNKDASEPGQIEAVLNDEDNDDEQEAVHAFEIPDSAVESVQKRCLDLSYPILEEYDFRCDNINPDLDIDLRPNTQIRPYQEKSLSKMFGNGRAKSGIIVLPCGAGKTLVGITAACTIRKGIIVLCTSSVSAVQWRNEFLKWSNINPDDITTFTSDSKEKFSGSTGVIVTTYSMVTNSRERAHDSKKMMEFLAGREWGLMLLDEVHVVPANMFRRVISSIKTHSKLGLTATLLREDDKIDHLNFLIGPKLYEANWMELSQQGHIAKVQCAEVWCSMPTVFYEQYLHVSSRMKRTLAAINPSKFQACQYLINYHEARGDKIIVFSDELYSLKLYAFKLKRYLIYGGTSQEERLRVLDHFRYNPEVNTLFLSKIGDTSLDLPEATCLIQISSQFGSRRQEAQRLGRILRAKRRNDEGFNAFFYSLVSKDTSEMHFSSKRQAFLIDQGYAFKVITKLDGIERTPDLAFSTPAEQRKLLQGTLVDNETAVDDEFAADDLWGGEKTRGKGGQGKGKTKVRRVAGYLDELSGVQDMAYIERNSTANNGLERKKGEKNGFFKKIDRENKRQKK, from the coding sequence ATGTCGCTCAAACGAAAAGCGCAAAAAGCGACTATTGACCTCAGAAATATCGTCAAGCGTGATTTCTCGTATCTTGCTACCAATCCCGATAGCGCTAACCGTCCATTATGGATTGATCCCGACAAAGGATATATCATTCTTGAACGCTTTCATCCGTTGGCAGACCTAGCAACTGACTTTCTCGTCACTATCGCGGAGCCTCAATCCAGACCTGCTTTTCTCCATGAGTACAAGATCACGCCGCATAGTCTCTATGCCGCTGTTTCTGTCGGTCTGAATGGCGAAGATATCATCAGCACGCTTGAcaagtttctcaagacaGAGCTTCCACAGAGTATCAAAGAGTTCATCAGGTCGTGTACCAAGAGCTATGGAAAGGTCAAACTTGTTTTGAAGAGTAACAAATATTTCGtcgagagcagcgatgcAGATGTACTTCAGACTCTACTCAAAGACAGCATTATCGGACCTCTTCGAGTGATAGGGTCTGATGAAATTACTACGACGCGCGCGCCAGCCTTGGGTGGCTTGGTCATTCCGGGGACAAAGAACGCGGCGGGGGCTCAGCAAGTCAACCTCCTACAAAATACGAACAAAGACGCTTCAGAGCCGGGCCAGATTGAAGCCGTTCtcaacgatgaagacaacGATGACGAGCAAGAAGCGGTTCATGCCTTTGAGATTCCCGACAGCGCTGTTGAAAGCGTGCAAAAGCGCTGCTTGGACCTGTCCTACCCCATCCTAGAAGAGTACGACTTTCGCTGTGACAACATCAATCCCGACTTGGACATAGACCTTCGCCCAAACACGCAAATCAGACCGTACCAAGAGAAGAGTCTCAGCAAAATGTTCGGCAACGGTCGCGCCAAAAGCGGTATCATAGTTCTCCCCTGCGGCGCCGGTAAAACCCTCGTGGGCATCACAGCAGCATGCACCATCCGAAAAGGCATCATAGTTCTGTGTACAAGCTCTGTTTCGGCTGTTCAATGGCGTAACGAGTTTCTCAAATGGTCAAATATCAACCCCGACGACATTACTACTTTTACATCAGACAGCAAAGAGAAGTTCTCTGGGAGTACTGGCGTCATTGTGACCACGTATTCAATGGTTACGAATAGTCGCGAGCGCGCTCATGACtcaaagaagatgatggaatttCTAGCGGGACGGGAATGGGGGTTGATGCTTCTCGACGAGGTACATGTTGTTCCAGCTAATATGTTTCGACGTGTTATCTCGTCGATTAAAACGCACTCTAAGCTTGGACTCACTGCTACATTGCTTCGTGAGGAtgacaagatcgatcatCTCAACTTTCTCATCGGGCCGAAGCTGTACGAAGCGAACTGGATGGAACTATCGCAGCAGGGACATATCGCAAAGGTGCAGTGCGCGGAGGTCTGGTGTTCGATGCCGACTGTCTTTTACGAGCAATACCTCCATGTTTCGTCTCGGATGAAGCGGACTCTAGCCGCTATCAACCCTTCCAAATTCCAGGCTTGCCAATATCTTATCAACTATCATGAAGCGCGCGGCGATAAGATCATTGTCTTCTCCGATGAGCTCTACTCCTTGAAACTCTACGCATTCAAGCTGAAAAGATACCTTATCTACGGGGGAACAAGTCAAGAGGAGCGACTCAGGGTTCTTGATCATTTCCGCTATAACCCCGAGGTGAATACGCtattcttgtccaagatCGGCGATACATCGCTTGACCTCCCCGAAGCAACATGTCTCATCCAAATATCCTCACAATTCGGCTCCCGCCGTCAAGAGGCACAGCGCCTCGGCCGCATCTTGCGAGCAAAGCGGAGAAACGACGAGGGCTTCAACGCCTTCTTCTACTCCCTAGTTTCCAAGGATACATCCGAAATGCACTTTTCTTCAAAACGGCAGGCCTTCCTTATTGATCAAGGCTACGCgttcaaagtcatcaccaagctAGATGGTATCGAAAGAACACCTGATCTTGCATTTTCTACTCCTgctgaacaaagaaaattGTTGCAAGGCACGTTGGTTGATAATGAAACggcggttgatgatgaatttgCTGCGGATGATCTCTGGGGCGGGGAGAAGACTCGTGGAAAAGGTGGACAAGGCAAGGGAAAAACTAAGGTGAGGCGTGTCGCGGGTTATCTTGATGAACTTAGTGGTGTGCAAGACATGGCGTACATTGAACGAAACTCAACTGCTAATAATGGCCTGGAGAGAAAAAAGGGTGAAAAGAatggtttcttcaagaagattgatcGAGAGAATAAGCGGCAGAAGAAGTAA